The following proteins are co-located in the Hevea brasiliensis isolate MT/VB/25A 57/8 chromosome 11, ASM3005281v1, whole genome shotgun sequence genome:
- the LOC110658443 gene encoding uncharacterized protein LOC110658443, translating into MQPQQSSRIDLVELKSQIVKKVGVERFKKYFHYLNRFLSQKLSKSDFDKSCFRLLGRENLPLHNQLIRSILRNACQANTPPAIYEAGPTKSSIQIAKGSPDREDGHEQILTVQNQNVSIWSNGVLPVSPRKIRSVMRDRKPRDRPSLLGPTGKVECISHQSTGVEGVGGKVIMNNGELPPCDYQRPLQHLQGVAEPPENEREGLVQRPFEKPTIDSKVQTAFVEDGEEVEQANHLSFSRSPLLAPLGIPFYSTTVGGARKTMPAASAGDFISYHDSGVLYSTEMLRKRMEQIAAAQGVGGVSTECANMLNNMLDVYLKKLIRSCVELVGSRSPHDSRKHPIHKQQVQGKVLNGMWMSNHLHLQSNSGPVEVMHEQRPRCSISLLDFKVAMELNPQQLGEHWPLLLEKICTHAFED; encoded by the coding sequence ATGCAACCTCAGCAGAGCTCCAGAATTGATTTGGTTGAATTGAAAAGTCAGATAGTGAAGAAGGTTGGGGTTGAGAGGTTCAAGAAGTATTTTCATTACTTGAATAGGTTTTTAAGTCAGAAGCTGAGCAAGAGTGACTTTGATAAGTCATGTTTTCGCCTGCTTGGAAGGGAGAATCTTCCCCTGCACAATCAGCTTATCCGTTCCATCTTGAGGAATGCGTGTCAGGCCAACACCCCACCAGCAATTTATGAGGCAGGACCCACAAAATCTTCGATACAAATAGCAAAAGGTTCTCCTGATAGAGAAGATGGGCATGAACAAATTCTTACAGTTCAGAATCAAAACGTGTCCATTTGGTCGAATGGGGTTTTGCCAGTGTCCCCACGGAAGATTAGGTCAGTGATGCGTGATCGTAAGCCCAGAGATAGACCTAGTCTACTTGGGCCAACTGGGAAAGTTGAATGTATCTCGCATCAATCCACTGGTGTAGAAGGTGTAGGTGGTAAGGTTATCATGAATAATGGGGAGTTGCCTCCATGTGATTATCAGAGACCATTACAGCATCTTCAAGGAGTTGCTGAGCCACCTGAGAATGAAAGGGAAGGGTTAGTTCAACGGCCCTTTGAAAAACCGACAATAGATAGCAAAGTTCAGACAGCTTTTGTTGAAGACGGGGAAGAGGTGGAGCAAGCAAACCACTTGAGTTTCTCTAGAAGTCCATTACTTGCGCCTCTTGGAATTCCATTTTATTCTACTACTGTGGGTGGGGCTCGCAAAACTATGCCAGCAGCAAGCGCTGGTGATTTTATTAGCTATCATGACAGCGGTGTATTGTATAGTACAGAGATGCTGAGGAAACGCATGGAGCAGATCGCAGCTGCACAGGGTGTTGGAGGGGTTTCAACGGAATGTGCAAATATGCTGAATAATATGTTGGATGTATACTTGAAGAAGTTGATCAGATCTTGTGTTGAGTTGGTAGGATCAAGGTCTCCACATGATTCAAGAAAGCATCCCATCCATAAGCAGCAGGTTCAAGGCAAAGTGCTCAATGGAATGTGGATGAGTAATCACTTACATTTGCAGAGCAATAGTGGACCAGTGGAAGTTATGCATGAACAGAGGCCTCGGTGTTCAATATCTTTGCTTGATTTCAAAGTTGCAATGGAGCTGAATCCACAGCAGCTTGGTGAACATTGGCCATTGCTGCTGGAGAAAATCTGTACGCATGCGTTCGAGGATTGA